Sequence from the Nocardioides exalbidus genome:
TTCGCCTCGATGATCGTGTCGCGCTCGTAGGAGTGCGACTTGTCGGTGTTGCGGTAGTAGCGGAACAACGCCCAGTAGGTCGCGACGGCTCCCGCCGGACCCGCGGCCAGGAGCCAGACCGGCGGACCGTCGGAGGCCATGACCACGACGTCGAGCACGAGCCCGCTCATGAGAACGCCACCAGGAGCACGCCGGCGATGCCCTCGAGGAAGGTGCCGACCGTCATCGCCGCGAGCACCAGTCGCCACTGCGAGACCGGCACGCTGCCCATCGTCTCGCCCGTGCGGGCATTGACCGCGATGTAGTGGAGCATCTTCGTGTCCTCCTGGAAGTAGGAGTAGACCCAGACCGGGAGGTACATCGAGACCCAGCGCGAGCCGCCGACGTCGAGGCCCTCCTGCTCCCAGCGCACCCCGCGGTCGAACTCGGCGATCGAGCCCTCGACCTGCGAGCGGCCGATGGAGAGCAGCTGGTCCTGGAGCACCGGTTGGAGGTCGTCCACGTCGAGGTCGCGCTTCTCGCTGGTGAACCCGACGAGATAGCTGGAGTTCCACTTGACGGCGTTCTTCGTGTCGAACGGGAGGATCGTGTTGACGATGTTGTTGGTCTTCGACTCGTCATTGCTGGCCCGGTCCGCAGCGCCCTCGATCGTGAGGTCGTCGACGGTGAACTGCACCTTGCGGTCGACCTTGAAGACGTCGGCGGCGTAGTAGGTCGTGCTGCTGTCGCCGTGCTTCTCGCTCCAGCGGCGCGTCTGCACCTCGCCCGTGCCGGCGTACGTCGCCTCGGCGCGCGCGTCGATCACGAGGTAGGGCAGGTAGACGCCGAGCACGTTCTCCGGGACGAACTCCTTCTTGAACCGGGGGTGCGCGAAGAGCCGCCGCTTGGAGGCGAACTCCCTGATCCGCGCGACAGCCTCGTCGTGGGTCAGCCGGAACGGCAGCACTGCGTCCGGAACGGCGCCGTTGGGCGTCTGCTGCTGGATGTTGAGGGTGTGGCGGCACCAGTGGCAGCGCGCGTTCATCGCGTGGGCGGTGTCGACCACCACCTCGGCACCACAACCGCCGCACTTGAGGGTCATGACGGCACCGGCGTCGTCGTCGATCTCCTCGGCGCCGCCCGCGATGACGGTGCCCTGGAGGTCGTCGATCCCCTCGCCGAGGCCGAACTCCTCCTCGACCCGCGACTCCTGCCACTCGTGGCGGCAGAACAGGCAGACCAGCATGCCCGTGGACCCGCGCAGCCGGACGTCGGTCGAGCCGCACTTGGGGCAGCGGTTCAGGCCGTCGGCGAGGTCCTCGTTGACGGTCTTGATGTCGGGACCGGGCTCCGGCTCGGCGCGCGCGGCGGCGAGCTCCTCCTCCAGCGACAGGGGCGGGCCGTCGAAGGGCTTGTTCTCGTCAGGCATGTCAGAGACCGAGCGCCTTGGCCTTCGCCGCGTCGTAGTCCTCCTGGGTGATCAGGCCGGCGTCGAGCATGTCCTTGGCCCGCTTGAGCACCGCCATGGGGTCCTCCGCGGCGGGCGCGGCAGGAGCCGCCGGCGCAGCCGGGGCGGCGGCGGGCGCAGCCGGGGCCGGCTGGCCCGCCGGCTGCTGGAGCCCGCCGAGACCCATGCCGCCGGTTGCCATGCCCATGCCGATGAGCCCACCGGGACCGGCGTTCTCGCCCGCGGACTCGATGCCGGCGGCGACGGACGCCTGCAGGTTCGAGTTGCCGCGCTGGCCCGACAGTGCGTCGGCACGCTGGACGTTCTTGAGGAGCTCGCGGGTGTTCTCGTCGTACTCGATCGAGATGATGGCGGTCTTGACGATCTCCAGGCCGCGATCGGTGCGCCACTGGTAGTTCTGCTCGACGGCGGCCGAGAGGGAGTGGGCGAAGCCGATGGAGTCCTGCTGGAGCTTGGTGATCCGGTTCCCCTTGGCGGGGTCGTTGGTGTACATCGAGAACGCCGGGGCCAGCGAGCCGACGACCTCGTTGAAGAGCTGCTCACCGGCCGGGTTGTCGATGTCGGTGAAGTCGAAGACCCCGTGGCCGTTGATGACCGACGCCGAGACGAAGTTGCGGATGAAGGTCAGCGGGTCGGTGATCTTGAGCGTGTAGGTGCCGCGCGTGATCGCGCCGACCTGGGTGTTCAGGAACGCGTCGTCCCAGTAGATCTCCGACTGGGTGCCGAACTTGTTGTTGGGCAGCTCCTTCAGCGCCACGAAGATCGCGGTCTGCTGCGAGCCCGGGCGGCCGCCGAACTTGAAGCGCTCCCAGCTCTGCTTGATGAGCGAGTCGACGAGGCCGCCGCCGGAGAAGATCGACTGCGAGGCGGTCTCCTCGGAGTCCCAGATGTAGCCGCCGGGCTGGGCGGCGAAGCCGGTGAACGCACCGTCCTCGACCAGGACCAGGCCGTAGCCCTCGGGGACCACGATCTTCGAGCCGTTGGTGATGACACCCTCGGAGCCGCGGGTGTTGCTGCCGCGACCGGCGTTCTGACCCTTGGCCACCGCGGGGAACAGCGCCGCGGTCGCGGGGAGCCCGTCCGGCACGCCGTAGAAGTCGAGCCACTGGTCGGCGAGCGTGCCTCCGATGGCGCCGCTGACAGCCTGGAACAGTCCCATGTCATTCCCCTTTGACGGATGCGGTGCGCCATGGATGCGCCCGCGGCAACACTAGACCCCAGCACGTGGCCGAGGCAGGTGAAACGGACTTCGCAACGCCGGTCAGCGCGCGCCGGTCTGGAGCGCCTTCCAGGTGTCGGTCGTGACGACCCCGGTGGGGTCGAGGCCGACCCGCCGCTGGCAGCGCGCGACCGCCCTGGTGGTGCGGTCGGTGACGACCCCGGTGACCTTCACCGATCCGAACCCGGCGGCCCGGAGCGCACGCTCGAGCCGCAGCGCCGCGTCACCGGACGAGCCCACCTTCACCAGCGGCTTCGACCCCTGGGCGAACAGCGCGGTCCACGTCGCGGGATCGGTCCTGCCGGTCTGGCGCAGGTCGTGCCGGCGCTGGAACTTCCGCACGGCACGCGCCACCTGGGTGTCGTACCGCCCGTCGAGGCGACTGCGGTAGCCGGCGTGCTTCCTCAGGAGGCACTGCAGCGCCTCCACGGCATCGCCGCTGCGGCCGGTGCGGAGCCGGGGGTACGACCGGAGGTCGAGGTCCGTGCGGCCGCACGCGAGGAGGTTGCGAGGCGGCTGCGAGCCACCGTCGAGCTCGAGGAAGTTGCGGTCGATCGTCAGCGCGACACCGCCGTAGGCGGCGTCGGTGTGCAGCTGGTACTGGTGGATGCGCTCGCCCTCCCAGCTGTCCTTGCGGACCCAGCGCTGGTCCACGTCGACGTTCGCGCGGTCGTTGTCCCACGCGAACCAGACCTGGTCAGGCATCTCGTAGGACCCGGGCGAGAGGTTGTCGGCGTTGTCCAGCGCGTGGATGCCCGCCGAGATGCTGGAGTAGACGCCCGAGCGGTAGCGGAGGTCGTGCAGCGCCTCGGTCCAGCCGCTGAGGAACCGCAGGGCCGAGCGCCGGCAGTCCTCGTCGGCGACGTCGAAGCCGCCCTCGAGGTCGTACCAGAGAGTCGTGCGCGCCTTGATGCCGAGCTCACGTGCGCGGACGACGGCAGCGGTCGCCTCGGCGCGGCCCCGCGCGTCAGCGGCTGCGTAGTCCCCCGCGGGGTTCGGATCGATCAGGTCGGCGTACGACGAGCACGCCGCCTGCGGGCCCACCCAGATCGGCAGCACGCGCCAGCCGGACGACCTCTGGCGCGACACCCAGGTGGCGTCGAGGTGCGGCTGGCCGGGGTCGGTCGCGCTGGTCTGGCACGACGCCGTCGATCCGCCGATGTAGATCCCGACGCCCCAGAACGGCGACGACGTCAGCCAGGCGTCCATCTGCTCCTGCGTCGGCGCGCAGCGTGCGTCGAAGGCGTAGCCGGTGAGGCCGTCCTTGCTGCCGGCGGCCTCCGCGCCACCTCCCACGAGCAACGTGGCGCAGAACGCGAGGACGACCGCCGCGACGACGGTCAGGCGGGCAGGACTGGCAGGTGCGTGCATGGATCTCCCCCGAGAGTGCTGGATGGCCGACCCTAGTCGACCCCCGTCAGGTCGGGCGCAGGGTGTCGTAGGGCTTCCGGGTGTAGACGAACGTCGCGCACTCGAGGTTGCGGATCGACCCGTCCGGATGTCGTACGACGTCGAGGTGCTCGCCGCGGTGGTAGCCCAGGACGCCGACCAAGCGGCCGTCGACGAGCTCGAACCGGTCGCTCACGGCTCCCCCGCGCGCGATCGGGCGCAGCTCGAGCCCGGAGTTGTGCCAGCGCACGTCGTAGGCCGAGTTGCCCCAGAACCACAGGCCCGGGAACCCGACCACCTCCGGCGGCAGCACGACGGTCGGGCGCCACGGGGGCGGGCGCTCGTCCGCGGCGTCGGGGTCGCCCTCGATGAGCGACACGGCGAGGACCCGCGGGTCGATCCCGGTCGTCGCGTTGGTCAGCACCACGGCCCCGATCCCGCTGTCGGGGTCGACGTGGAGGGCCGCCAGGAAGCCGGGCATCGAGCCGTTGTGCCCGACCAGGCGCCCTCCGGGGTGCACGCCGAGCATCAGGCCGAGCCCGTAGTCCGCCGTCACCGGCCGCTGCATCTCCGCGAGCGTGTCCGCGGGCAGCACGTCGGGACGGGCGCCACCGAGCACCTGGCCCCAGGTCACCAGGTCACCCAGCGTCGACCAGAGCTGCCCGGCCGCGGCCATCGCCCCGGTGTCGGCGAGCGGCTCGTGCACCCGGATGCCGGTGAAGTGGTCCACGCTCCACCCCGGCTGCGCCCCGGGACGGGGGAGGTACGACGTCGCCCGCATGCCGAGCGGCTGGAGCAGGCGCTCCGAGACGAGCACGCGCCACGGCACGCCGAGGCGCCGGGCCACGACCTCGCCGAGGAGGCCGTAGCCGAGGTTGGAGTAGTGGAACCAGTCGCCCGCGGCGGCCACCCGACCGCTCCCGTCGTTCGCGGCGACGAGCGAGGCGAAGTCGGAGCCGCGCGTGCGCTCCCACCACGAGCCCCGCGGCTCGCTCTGCATGCCGGAGGTGTGCGCGAGCACGTCGCGGACGGTGGTCTCGCCGTAGCCGACGTCGCCCAGGTGTGCGGACAGCGGGTCGGCGAGGTCGAGCAGCCCCGCGTCCCGCGCCTGCATCACCAGCACGGCGGTGAGGGTCTTGGTGATCGACCCGATCCGGTACTGCCCGTCGAGGCCGGGCGCGTCGCCCGCCCCTCCCGCCCACACGGCGCCGTAGCGGTCGAGCACCGCGCCGACCACGGAGGTCAGCCGGCCCTCGGCCTGCGCGACGTCCAGCAGCCTCTGCCGTTGGTCGCTCATGGGCAGACCCTAGCGATCAGTCCTGCGCGAACGCCTCCGGCGGGGGGCAGGCGCACACGAGGTTGCGGTCGCCGTAGGCCTGGTCGATGCGGCCGACCGGCGGCCAGTACTTGTCGGGGTCGATGCCCTGCGGGAAGACGCCGACCTCGCGCGAGTACGACCGGTCCCACTCGCCGACGAGCGCACGGGCCGTGTGGGGCGCGTGGCGCAGCGGCGAGTCCTCCGGCGTCCACTCCCCCGCCTCGACGCGCGCGATCTCACCGCGGATGGCGATCATCGCGTCGCAGAAGCGGTCGATCTCGGCGAGGTCCTCGGACTCGGTCGGCTCGACCATCAGCGTCCCGGCGACCGGGAACGACATCGTCGGTGCGTGGAAGCCGTAGTCGACGAGCCGCTTGGCGACGTCGTCGACGCTCACGCCACTGGCCTTGGTCAGCGGGCGCAGGTCGAGGATGCACTCGTGGGCGACCAGGTCGCCGTGGCCGCGGTAGAGGACCGGGAAGTGCTCCCCGAGCCGGCTCGCGATGTAGTTGGCCGACAGCACCGCGACGGCGGTCGCGCGGGTGAGCCCCTCGGCGCCCATCATCCGGATGTAGGCCCACGTGATCGGCAGGATCCCGGCCGACCCGTAGGGCGCGGCGCTGATCGGACCGATGCCGGCGCGCTTCTGCTCCTCCGGGTGCCACCCGTGGGAGGGGAGGTAGGGCGCGAGGTGGGCGCGGACGGCGACGGGGCCGACGCCGGGACCGCCGCCACCGTGCGGGATGCAGAACGTCTTGTGCAGGTTGAGGTGCGACACGTCGCCACCGAACTCGCCGGGGCGGGCGAAGCCGAGCAGCGCGTTGAGGTTCGCGCCGTCGACGTAGACCTGGCCACCGTGGTCGTGGACGATCTTGCAGAGGTCGGTGATCGTGTCCTCGTAGGCACCGTGGGTCGAGGGGTACGTCACCATGATCGCGGCGAGCGTCTCGGCGTGCTGGTCGCACTTGGCGCGCAGGTCGTCGAGGTCGACCGAGCCGTCGTCGGCCGCCTTCACCACGACCACCTTCATGCCCGCCATGACGGCGGACGCGGCGTTGGTGCCGTGGGCCGACGACGGGATGAGGCAGATGTTGCGGCCGGTGTCCCCGTTGCCGTGGTGGTAGCCCCGGATGGCCAGCAGGCCGGCGAGCTCGCCCTGCGAGCCGGCGTTGGGCTGCACCGAGACCTTGTCGTAACCGGTGACCTCGGCCAGCCAGCCCTCGAGGTCGTCGACCAGCTCGCGGTAGCCGGCGGCGTCCTGCGCCGGTGCGAACGGGTGCAGGTCGGCGAAGCCCGGCAGGCTGACCGGCTCCATCTCCGTGGTCGCGTTGAGCTTCATGGTGCACGAGCCGAGCGGGATCATGCCGCGGTCGAGCGCGTAGTCGCGGTTGGACAGCTTCGCCAGGTAGCGCAGCATCTGCGTCTCGCTGCGGTGGGAGTTGAAGACCTCGTGGGTCAGGAACTCGGTGGTGCGGTGCAGGTCCTCGGGGAGCCCGGAGCGGTCGGCGCCGTCGTCGGCCGCGACGCCGAACGCTCGCAGCACGGCGGAGACGGTCGAGTGCGAGGTGCGCTCCGAGGTCGAGACGCCGACGTGATCGGCGTCGACGAGGCGCAGGTGGAGGCCGACGGTGCGCGCGGCGGAGACGACCTCCGCAGCGCGACCGGGCACTGCCACGGTGAGCGTGTCGAACCAGGTGTCGTTGACGACCTGCACTCCCCCGGCCCGCAGCGACGCGGCGATCCGGCTGGCGTGGTCGTGGGTGCGCCGGGCGATCCGCCGCAGGCCCTCGGGCCCGTGGTAGACGGCGTACATCGAGGCGACGACCGCGAGCAGCACCTGCGCGGTGCAGATGTTCGACGTCGCCTTGTCGCGGCGGATGTGCTGCTCGCGCGTCTGCAGCGCGAGCCGGTAGGCCGGGCGTCCCTCGGCGTCGACCGAGACGCCGACCAGCCGGCCGGGCAGGTGCCGCTCGAGGCCGGCCGCCACGGACATGAAGCCGGCGTGCGGACCCCCGTAGAACAGGGGTACGCCGAAGCGCTGGGACGAGCCGACGACGACGTCGGCGCCGAAGGTCCCCGGTGCCTCGAGCAGGGTCAGGGCCAGGATGTCGGCAGCGACGACGGCCAGCCCGCCGCGCTCGTGGACCGCGTCGATCACCGGACGCGGGTCGCGGACGGAGCCCGAGGCCCCGGGGTACTGGACGAGCACGCCGCTCAGCTCGCCGTCCGGGAGCCCCGCGTCGAGGTCGGCGACGACCACCTCGATGCCCATCGCCTCGGCGCGGGTGCGGATCACGTCGATCGTCTGCGGGAGGGCGTCGGCGTCGACGACGAAGGGGCCGGTCGCGTTGCGCTGCGCACGGCGTACGAGCGTCATCGCCTCGGCGGCAGCCGTGCCCTCGTCGAGCAGGGACGCGTTGGCGGTCGGGAGACCGGTGAGGTCGGCGACGACGGTCTGGAAGTTGAGCAGCGCCTCGAGCCGGCCCTGGGAGATCTCCGGCTGGTAGGGCGTGTAGGCGGTGTACCAGGAGGGGTCCTCGAGCACGTTGCGCCGGATCACGGGAGGCGTGATCGTCGCGTGGTAGCCGAGCCCGATCATCGCCTCCGCCGGGTGGTTCTGCGCCGCGAGGGCGCGCAGGGCGCGGGCGGTGGCCTCCTCGTCGAGGGCGTCGGGCAGCTCCAGCGCGGCGGCCGAGCGGATGCCGCCGGGGACGGCTGCGGACATCAGGGACTCCAGCGACTCGTGCCCCACGGCAGCGAGCATGCGCGCCACCGACGACTCGTCGGGTCCGATGTGCCGCGCGACGAACTCACCGAGCTGTCGGGTGTCGCTCGTCGCGGAGGGGGTGGAGGTGGCGTCCGTCACAGGAGCTCCCAGAGGTCACGAGGTGGACCTCCCCCTCTGTCGGCCCAGCTGGCCTCCAGAGTGCCAACCCGTGCGGTCCGGGTGCCTGAGAGGTTCCGGGGAGGAATTGCCCCTTCGGCGCGCGGCGGCCGGTCCGTCCCGACTGCTCGGGGCCTGCCTCCACGACTCTCCCGCACGGGATGTCGGCACCTCGAGTTTAGCGATACGCAACAGAAATGGTCGAAGCCGCCCGGTGTTTCGGGCGGCTTCGACTGCTCTGCTGGGGTTCTGGAGGGCGATCCGGGTGCGGTCAGCCCGTCTGGCGGGCGGCCCGACGGGCCGCGAGCTCGTCGCCGGCGACCGACGCCGCCGGCTCCTCGGCCGTGCGCTCGCTGGGCAGCTCGGCGAGGGTGCCCTCGATCTCGCGCCAGACGCCGCCGATGGCGATGCCGAAGACGCCCTGGCCGCCCTGGAGGAGGTCGATGACCTCGTCGTTGCTGGTGCACTCGTAGACCGAGGCGCCGTCGCTCATGAGCGTCACGCGGGTCAGGTCGTCCGTGCCGCGCTCGCGCAGGTGGGCGGTGGCGGTGCGGATCTGCTGGAGCGAGATGCCGGCGTCGAGGAGGCGCTTGACGACCTTGAGGATCAGGATGTCGCGGAAGGAGTAGAGGCGCTGCGAGCCGGACCCGGCCGCGCCGCGCACGCTGGGCTCGACGAGCCCGGTGCGGGCCCAGTAGTCGAGCTGGCGGTAGGTGATGCCGGCGGCGTTGCACGCCGTCGGTCCACGGTAGCCGGTGTCGCTCGGCAGCGGGGAGACGTCGTCGTCGAAGAGCAGGCCCTGCTCCTCGGCGAGGTCGGCAGCCTCGGCCGCCGCCTTGATCGCGGCGCCGTCCACGCCGGGGTCGTTCTCGTTGCTAACCACAGTGACCCTCCAGGTCAGTTCCTCCGCTGAGCGGTAACTCCTGGGGGAAGGGCCCGCTCGGAGGCCGGAGGACCGGCAACCACAACGGTGGAGTTACAACAGAGACAGTTCAAGGTATGCCCGCGCACGCAGGTTGTCCATCCACGTCCGCGGCGTGTCGCCAACCCTCGACCTCAGGTTGAGGGTGAGTGTTTCTGGGGGTGCGCGTGAAGCCCCCTGTGACCGGTGAGGCTCACTCAGGCGAGTCCGGCGACTCGAAGTCGTCGGGCGAGACGTGGTCGAGGAACTCGCGGAACCGCTCGACCTCGTCCTCCTGCTCGGCCGGCACGGCCAGGCCGGCCTCCTCGAGCACCGCCTCGGCGCACACGATGCGGGTGCCGGTGCGCAGGGCGAGGGCGATCGAGTCCGACGGGCGGGCCCCGACCTCGGCGCCACCGTCGAAGACGAGCTGGGCGAAGAAGATGCCGTCCTGCATGTCGACGATCCGCACCTCGTCGAGTCGCTGGCCGGTCGCGGCGAGCACGTCGCGCATCAGGTCGTGGGTCAGCGGCCGCGGTGGCGTCACTCCCTGCTGGGCGAACGCGATCGCCGTCGCCTCCACGGCACCGATCCAGATCGGCAGGTAGCGCTCCCCCGTCACCTCGCGCAGGAGCACGATCGGCTGGTTGGAGGGCATCTCGACGCGGACTCCGACGACGTCCATCTCACGCATGCAGCCACCCTACTCACGCGACCCATGCGGGACGCCGGGGGTGCGGCGAGGGTGAGGCGGGGGTGCGCTCCGGGGTGAGGCGGCGGCTCAGCCGCGGTCGAGCCCGACCTTCACGAGCGTCGCGTGGAGGCGGACGGACAGCGCGGCGATCTCCGCCGTCGCGTCCTCGGCCCGGGCGCGGGCAGCCGTGTCGCGACCACGGGAGATCGGTGCGACGACCTGCTGGACGAGCCCGACCTCGCGGTCCGCGGCCGTCTTGAAGGCCCGCAGGTGGCGCGGCTCGAACCCGAAGTCGGCCAGCTCGCGTGCGGTCTGGGCG
This genomic interval carries:
- a CDS encoding SHOCT domain-containing protein — translated: MGLFQAVSGAIGGTLADQWLDFYGVPDGLPATAALFPAVAKGQNAGRGSNTRGSEGVITNGSKIVVPEGYGLVLVEDGAFTGFAAQPGGYIWDSEETASQSIFSGGGLVDSLIKQSWERFKFGGRPGSQQTAIFVALKELPNNKFGTQSEIYWDDAFLNTQVGAITRGTYTLKITDPLTFIRNFVSASVINGHGVFDFTDIDNPAGEQLFNEVVGSLAPAFSMYTNDPAKGNRITKLQQDSIGFAHSLSAAVEQNYQWRTDRGLEIVKTAIISIEYDENTRELLKNVQRADALSGQRGNSNLQASVAAGIESAGENAGPGGLIGMGMATGGMGLGGLQQPAGQPAPAAPAAAPAAPAAPAAPAAEDPMAVLKRAKDMLDAGLITQEDYDAAKAKALGL
- the gcvP gene encoding aminomethyl-transferring glycine dehydrogenase; this translates as MTDATSTPSATSDTRQLGEFVARHIGPDESSVARMLAAVGHESLESLMSAAVPGGIRSAAALELPDALDEEATARALRALAAQNHPAEAMIGLGYHATITPPVIRRNVLEDPSWYTAYTPYQPEISQGRLEALLNFQTVVADLTGLPTANASLLDEGTAAAEAMTLVRRAQRNATGPFVVDADALPQTIDVIRTRAEAMGIEVVVADLDAGLPDGELSGVLVQYPGASGSVRDPRPVIDAVHERGGLAVVAADILALTLLEAPGTFGADVVVGSSQRFGVPLFYGGPHAGFMSVAAGLERHLPGRLVGVSVDAEGRPAYRLALQTREQHIRRDKATSNICTAQVLLAVVASMYAVYHGPEGLRRIARRTHDHASRIAASLRAGGVQVVNDTWFDTLTVAVPGRAAEVVSAARTVGLHLRLVDADHVGVSTSERTSHSTVSAVLRAFGVAADDGADRSGLPEDLHRTTEFLTHEVFNSHRSETQMLRYLAKLSNRDYALDRGMIPLGSCTMKLNATTEMEPVSLPGFADLHPFAPAQDAAGYRELVDDLEGWLAEVTGYDKVSVQPNAGSQGELAGLLAIRGYHHGNGDTGRNICLIPSSAHGTNAASAVMAGMKVVVVKAADDGSVDLDDLRAKCDQHAETLAAIMVTYPSTHGAYEDTITDLCKIVHDHGGQVYVDGANLNALLGFARPGEFGGDVSHLNLHKTFCIPHGGGGPGVGPVAVRAHLAPYLPSHGWHPEEQKRAGIGPISAAPYGSAGILPITWAYIRMMGAEGLTRATAVAVLSANYIASRLGEHFPVLYRGHGDLVAHECILDLRPLTKASGVSVDDVAKRLVDYGFHAPTMSFPVAGTLMVEPTESEDLAEIDRFCDAMIAIRGEIARVEAGEWTPEDSPLRHAPHTARALVGEWDRSYSREVGVFPQGIDPDKYWPPVGRIDQAYGDRNLVCACPPPEAFAQD
- a CDS encoding MerR family transcriptional regulator — protein: MDGAAIKAAAEAADLAEEQGLLFDDDVSPLPSDTGYRGPTACNAAGITYRQLDYWARTGLVEPSVRGAAGSGSQRLYSFRDILILKVVKRLLDAGISLQQIRTATAHLRERGTDDLTRVTLMSDGASVYECTSNDEVIDLLQGGQGVFGIAIGGVWREIEGTLAELPSERTAEEPAASVAGDELAARRAARQTG
- a CDS encoding serine hydrolase domain-containing protein, which encodes MSDQRQRLLDVAQAEGRLTSVVGAVLDRYGAVWAGGAGDAPGLDGQYRIGSITKTLTAVLVMQARDAGLLDLADPLSAHLGDVGYGETTVRDVLAHTSGMQSEPRGSWWERTRGSDFASLVAANDGSGRVAAAGDWFHYSNLGYGLLGEVVARRLGVPWRVLVSERLLQPLGMRATSYLPRPGAQPGWSVDHFTGIRVHEPLADTGAMAAAGQLWSTLGDLVTWGQVLGGARPDVLPADTLAEMQRPVTADYGLGLMLGVHPGGRLVGHNGSMPGFLAALHVDPDSGIGAVVLTNATTGIDPRVLAVSLIEGDPDAADERPPPWRPTVVLPPEVVGFPGLWFWGNSAYDVRWHNSGLELRPIARGGAVSDRFELVDGRLVGVLGYHRGEHLDVVRHPDGSIRNLECATFVYTRKPYDTLRPT
- a CDS encoding bifunctional nuclease family protein, producing the protein MREMDVVGVRVEMPSNQPIVLLREVTGERYLPIWIGAVEATAIAFAQQGVTPPRPLTHDLMRDVLAATGQRLDEVRIVDMQDGIFFAQLVFDGGAEVGARPSDSIALALRTGTRIVCAEAVLEEAGLAVPAEQEDEVERFREFLDHVSPDDFESPDSPE
- a CDS encoding glycoside hydrolase domain-containing protein, with the translated sequence MHAPASPARLTVVAAVVLAFCATLLVGGGAEAAGSKDGLTGYAFDARCAPTQEQMDAWLTSSPFWGVGIYIGGSTASCQTSATDPGQPHLDATWVSRQRSSGWRVLPIWVGPQAACSSYADLIDPNPAGDYAAADARGRAEATAAVVRARELGIKARTTLWYDLEGGFDVADEDCRRSALRFLSGWTEALHDLRYRSGVYSSISAGIHALDNADNLSPGSYEMPDQVWFAWDNDRANVDVDQRWVRKDSWEGERIHQYQLHTDAAYGGVALTIDRNFLELDGGSQPPRNLLACGRTDLDLRSYPRLRTGRSGDAVEALQCLLRKHAGYRSRLDGRYDTQVARAVRKFQRRHDLRQTGRTDPATWTALFAQGSKPLVKVGSSGDAALRLERALRAAGFGSVKVTGVVTDRTTRAVARCQRRVGLDPTGVVTTDTWKALQTGAR